A single Theropithecus gelada isolate Dixy chromosome 7b, Tgel_1.0, whole genome shotgun sequence DNA region contains:
- the GZMH gene encoding granzyme H isoform X3 has protein sequence MQPFLLLLAFLLTPGAGTEEIIGGHEAKPHSRPYMAFVQFLDEKSKKRCGGILVRKDFVLTAAHCLGSSINVTLGAHNIKEQERTQQFIPVKRAIPHPAYNPKNFSNDIMLLQGDSGGPLVCKRVAQGIFSHGRINGTPPGVYMKVSHFLPWIKRTMKCL, from the exons ATGCAGCCATTTCTGCTCCTGTTGGCCTTTCTTCTGACCCCTGGGGCTGGGACAG AGGAGATCATCGGGGGCCATGAGGCCAAGCCCCACTCCCGCCCCTACATGGCCTTTGTTCAGTTTCTGGATGAGAAGAGTAAGAAGAGGTGTGGTGGCATCCTAGTGAGAAAGGACTTTGTGCTGACAGCTGCTCACTGCCTGGGAAG CTCCATAAATGTCACCTTGGGGGCCCACAATATCAAGGAACAGGAGCGGACCCAGCAGTTTATCCCTGTGAAAAGAGCCATCCCCCACCCAGCCTATAATCCTAAGAACTTTTCCAACGACATCATGCTACTGCAG GGGGACTCCGGGGGGCCCCTCGTGTGTAAGCGTGTGGCCCAAGGTATTTTCTCCCATGGACGCATAAACGGGACACCTCCAGGAGTCTACATGAAGGTCTCACACTTCCTGCCCTGGATAAAGAGAACAATGAAATGCCTCTAA
- the GZMH gene encoding granzyme H isoform X2 — MQPFLLLLAFLLTPGAGTEEIIGGHEAKPHSRPYMAFVQFLDEKSKKRCGGILVRKDFVLTAAHCLGSSINVTLGAHNIKEQERTQQFIPVKRAIPHPAYNPKNFSNDIMLLQLERKAKRTTAVQPLRLPSSKVQGDSGGPLVCKRVAQGIFSHGRINGTPPGVYMKVSHFLPWIKRTMKCL, encoded by the exons ATGCAGCCATTTCTGCTCCTGTTGGCCTTTCTTCTGACCCCTGGGGCTGGGACAG AGGAGATCATCGGGGGCCATGAGGCCAAGCCCCACTCCCGCCCCTACATGGCCTTTGTTCAGTTTCTGGATGAGAAGAGTAAGAAGAGGTGTGGTGGCATCCTAGTGAGAAAGGACTTTGTGCTGACAGCTGCTCACTGCCTGGGAAG CTCCATAAATGTCACCTTGGGGGCCCACAATATCAAGGAACAGGAGCGGACCCAGCAGTTTATCCCTGTGAAAAGAGCCATCCCCCACCCAGCCTATAATCCTAAGAACTTTTCCAACGACATCATGCTACTGCAG CTGGAGAGAAAGGCCAAGCGGACCACAGCTGTACAGCCCCTCAGGTTACCTAGCAGCAAGGTCCAG GGGGACTCCGGGGGGCCCCTCGTGTGTAAGCGTGTGGCCCAAGGTATTTTCTCCCATGGACGCATAAACGGGACACCTCCAGGAGTCTACATGAAGGTCTCACACTTCCTGCCCTGGATAAAGAGAACAATGAAATGCCTCTAA
- the GZMH gene encoding granzyme H isoform X1, with product MQPFLLLLAFLLTPGAGTEEIIGGHEAKPHSRPYMAFVQFLDEKSKKRCGGILVRKDFVLTAAHCLGSSINVTLGAHNIKEQERTQQFIPVKRAIPHPAYNPKNFSNDIMLLQLERKAKRTTAVQPLRLPSSKVQVKPGQVCSVAGWGRVSTGTLATTLQEVLLTVQKDWECERLFHANYSKATEICVGDPKTTKTGFKGDSGGPLVCKRVAQGIFSHGRINGTPPGVYMKVSHFLPWIKRTMKCL from the exons ATGCAGCCATTTCTGCTCCTGTTGGCCTTTCTTCTGACCCCTGGGGCTGGGACAG AGGAGATCATCGGGGGCCATGAGGCCAAGCCCCACTCCCGCCCCTACATGGCCTTTGTTCAGTTTCTGGATGAGAAGAGTAAGAAGAGGTGTGGTGGCATCCTAGTGAGAAAGGACTTTGTGCTGACAGCTGCTCACTGCCTGGGAAG CTCCATAAATGTCACCTTGGGGGCCCACAATATCAAGGAACAGGAGCGGACCCAGCAGTTTATCCCTGTGAAAAGAGCCATCCCCCACCCAGCCTATAATCCTAAGAACTTTTCCAACGACATCATGCTACTGCAG CTGGAGAGAAAGGCCAAGCGGACCACAGCTGTACAGCCCCTCAGGTTACCTAGCAGCAAGGTCCAGGTGAAGCCAGGGCAAGTGTGCAGTGTGGCCGGCTGGGGTCGTGTTTCAACGGGCACTTTAGCAACCACACTGCAGGAAGTGTTGCTGACAGTGCAGAAGGACTGGGAGTGTGAACGTCTCTTCCATGCCAATTACAGCAAAGCCACTGAGATTTGTGTGGGGGATCCAAAGACGACAAAGACCGGTTTCAAG GGGGACTCCGGGGGGCCCCTCGTGTGTAAGCGTGTGGCCCAAGGTATTTTCTCCCATGGACGCATAAACGGGACACCTCCAGGAGTCTACATGAAGGTCTCACACTTCCTGCCCTGGATAAAGAGAACAATGAAATGCCTCTAA